In the genome of Neisseria animaloris, one region contains:
- a CDS encoding DUF5131 family protein, which produces MATTKIEWTEKTWNPTVGCTKISPGCKNCYAEGMACRLKAMRTPGYENGFKLTLLPDRLGDPLKRKKPTIYFVNSMSDLFHEDVPFSFIEQVFSTIEQCHWHTFQILTKRADRLAEFFKTHNPPKNAWIGVSVEDKKYGIPRIDLLRTIQASIRFLSIEPLLEDLGELDLRNIHWVIVGGESGPKARPMKTEWVESIQEQCVKAQVAFFFKQWGGWGADGVKRAKKLNGRILKGQIWEEMPHISI; this is translated from the coding sequence ATGGCAACAACAAAAATTGAGTGGACTGAAAAAACTTGGAATCCGACTGTCGGATGTACCAAAATTTCACCAGGATGCAAAAACTGTTATGCAGAAGGGATGGCTTGCCGTTTAAAAGCTATGCGTACTCCAGGCTACGAAAATGGTTTTAAACTTACACTCTTACCTGATAGATTAGGAGATCCACTCAAAAGGAAAAAGCCCACCATTTATTTTGTTAATTCTATGTCTGATTTGTTCCACGAAGATGTTCCTTTCAGTTTCATTGAACAAGTATTTTCTACCATTGAACAGTGCCATTGGCATACCTTTCAAATACTAACTAAGCGTGCTGATCGTTTAGCTGAATTTTTTAAGACACACAACCCTCCAAAAAATGCCTGGATTGGAGTATCTGTTGAAGATAAAAAATATGGTATTCCTCGTATTGATTTATTGAGAACAATACAGGCTTCAATTAGATTTCTTTCAATAGAACCACTTCTAGAAGATTTAGGAGAGCTTGACTTGCGTAATATTCATTGGGTTATTGTTGGTGGTGAATCAGGCCCCAAAGCTAGACCTATGAAGACTGAATGGGTAGAATCTATTCAAGAACAGTGTGTTAAAGCACAAGTTGCGTTTTTCTTTAAGCAATGGGGAGGATGGGGAGCCGATGGAGTAAAAAGGGCTAAAAAACTGAATGGTCGTATTTTAAAAGGGCAAATATGGGAAGAAATGCCTCATATTTCTATTTAA
- the tcmP gene encoding three-Cys-motif partner protein TcmP translates to MPNNYHNTDELFPELEINDKRNNSKRKTTKKKSKYSWNEFRQGKYPELNKHSIVKHELISDYVTWYIETLMYKQIIPEMSFTFVDAFAGGGKYMSDENLLMQTGRSFHYGSPISILYAVEAARVSINQGREKTRRVHAEYIFLDNDQSAIDSLTYELGEFKKNANVQHEDNIIYSPAVREYKDFFYKSLIPTLERFPKKRILLFLDQYAYKDVDYSGLAKIFTKYDNVEVIVNFNFTTLINYLSDTKGNRTALGNIGLLNHIPIERITQMMKSDKRHGYRSVQSLLGNAIKTQSQAKFATLFYISPEQKNNEKVLSYWLVHLSNQFRAHDNMKHLHYKYANFCFHDLTPGIFNLGYDVNLDNDYTPSQRFNFSQDSKQESISNIMDFLAREVYSQGYRRSETISQLTNRLTSRSTGTESDTHQAISKLTADKNFIVCNKNGTIRKNSVKKLNPDDSLMLNPNRPINFLP, encoded by the coding sequence ATGCCAAACAACTACCATAACACAGATGAGTTATTTCCCGAATTGGAAATAAACGATAAGAGAAATAACTCAAAACGTAAGACAACAAAGAAAAAAAGCAAATATTCATGGAATGAGTTTAGGCAAGGTAAATATCCTGAATTAAATAAACATAGCATAGTAAAACACGAATTGATTTCGGATTATGTTACTTGGTACATTGAAACACTAATGTATAAGCAGATAATCCCCGAAATGTCTTTTACATTTGTAGATGCTTTTGCTGGCGGTGGAAAATATATGTCAGACGAAAATCTTCTTATGCAAACAGGTCGCTCATTTCATTACGGCTCCCCTATATCGATCTTGTATGCAGTAGAGGCTGCGAGAGTTTCTATAAATCAAGGTAGAGAAAAGACTCGTAGGGTGCATGCTGAATATATTTTTCTTGATAACGATCAATCTGCTATTGATAGTCTTACATATGAATTAGGAGAGTTTAAAAAAAATGCTAATGTACAGCATGAAGATAATATTATTTATTCTCCAGCTGTAAGGGAGTACAAAGATTTTTTTTATAAGTCTTTAATTCCAACACTAGAACGTTTTCCTAAGAAAAGAATACTGTTATTTCTTGATCAATATGCTTATAAAGATGTGGATTACAGCGGTCTGGCTAAAATATTTACCAAATATGACAATGTAGAAGTGATTGTCAATTTTAATTTTACTACCCTAATAAACTATTTATCAGATACAAAAGGCAACAGAACAGCTTTAGGAAATATAGGTTTATTAAACCATATACCAATAGAACGCATTACTCAAATGATGAAATCTGATAAGAGGCATGGGTATAGAAGCGTTCAAAGCTTGTTAGGTAATGCTATAAAAACACAATCTCAAGCAAAATTTGCTACCCTGTTTTATATTTCTCCTGAGCAAAAAAATAATGAGAAGGTATTATCTTATTGGCTTGTACACTTATCAAATCAATTTAGGGCACATGATAATATGAAGCATTTACATTATAAATATGCAAATTTTTGTTTTCATGACTTAACTCCTGGCATATTTAATTTAGGATATGATGTAAATTTAGATAATGATTACACCCCTTCACAAAGATTTAATTTTTCTCAAGATAGTAAACAAGAGTCAATTTCTAATATTATGGACTTTTTGGCGAGAGAAGTATATTCACAAGGGTACAGAAGATCTGAGACTATCTCTCAGTTGACAAATAGACTGACTTCCCGTTCAACGGGAACTGAATCAGATACCCACCAAGCCATATCAAAATTAACGGCAGATAAGAATTTTATTGTTTGCAATAAAAATGGGACTATTAGAAAAAATTCTGTTAAGAAACTCAATCCTGATGATTCTTTAATGCTTAACCCTAACCGACCAATAAATTTTCTACCGTAA
- a CDS encoding single-stranded DNA-binding protein — MPNINKIEVMGNLAKDPVLRYMPDGTPTTKITVAVAEKWTDKKTKELKEHVEWFPVLLYGRHAEVVCQYMKKGDCIQVYGKLRTRPYTDSNGIERNVTEVIANEMQIIHTANRHTQSGNDVSQNGGIYDMM, encoded by the coding sequence ATGCCAAATATAAACAAAATCGAAGTAATGGGCAACTTGGCCAAAGACCCAGTGTTACGTTACATGCCCGACGGAACGCCTACAACCAAAATCACTGTTGCCGTAGCCGAAAAATGGACAGATAAAAAAACAAAAGAATTGAAGGAACACGTCGAATGGTTCCCTGTCTTGCTATACGGCCGTCACGCCGAAGTCGTCTGCCAGTATATGAAAAAAGGCGATTGCATACAGGTGTACGGTAAATTGCGGACGCGCCCATATACCGATTCAAACGGTATCGAACGCAACGTAACTGAAGTAATCGCCAACGAAATGCAGATTATCCATACTGCAAACCGTCATACACAATCCGGTAATGATGTCTCGCAGAATGGTGGCATTTACGACATGATGTAA
- a CDS encoding type IV secretory system conjugative DNA transfer family protein codes for MKKYLVAALLFSLVMAVAVLGGLYVGAMIYTQWLGLKTEPSVSLLIKYWQHIEQLPENMILWLYVSSIAAAILPVFVLVVVLTTVFSRPKKELHGSARFANLREIKKTGLLRNDFEDSDPPDLLVGKYQGEYLRWANDGFVYLAARTRGGKGVGFVVPNCLHYRHSMAVNDPKKENFLITAGFRARCGHKVFFFNPSGTMPYHDRDPSAPLISHRWNPLTYVRRNPINTYKDALAVAAVFYPLPTEDRGSAKFFQQEAQKLFVGLLLYMIETEQERDLSQPENKTTMANLFRLTTPTDGKTLQEWIRAEFELRAAQPETTQLSSNCRTLLMGFANGNAKTGGDVLSTMTAPLAIFLDPAVEAATGGDDFYLDNVRRELTTIYLGISPEEIKVYGTLLNLFFSQLCDVNVRQGLPKDNKELKYQCLLMLDEFTALGRIPAIEEGVGYLAGYGIRPTIVFQTPGQVEKVYGRTGRQTFFSNFTCRLVFAPREQDEAEELSKLIGYYTYKAKSSSRSRGKNSSSSSNSVSDQKRAVMNPDELKIMPDSDVIINMTGIRPIYADKIIYHEDPILRERANLPVPHVPELQVTLTRKQPPQVVTPDYVSPEDMASFKWGDAANNEEIARALITALIPPDSKLEFVEKLVPVIIQNWGEGRFGIVSEILKNTSTDDKPAAA; via the coding sequence ATGAAGAAATATTTGGTAGCGGCTCTATTATTCAGCCTTGTGATGGCCGTGGCCGTCTTAGGCGGTTTGTATGTCGGAGCGATGATTTATACACAATGGTTAGGATTAAAAACCGAACCGTCGGTATCTTTGCTTATCAAATATTGGCAGCATATAGAACAATTACCTGAAAACATGATTTTGTGGCTGTATGTTTCTTCTATTGCCGCAGCTATCCTGCCGGTTTTTGTTTTAGTTGTAGTGTTGACAACAGTGTTTTCCCGCCCGAAAAAAGAACTGCACGGCTCGGCGCGTTTTGCCAACCTTCGGGAAATAAAGAAGACTGGGCTGTTGAGAAACGATTTTGAAGATTCAGACCCGCCCGATTTACTGGTGGGCAAGTATCAAGGCGAATACCTGCGGTGGGCAAACGACGGATTTGTGTATTTGGCCGCGCGTACCCGTGGCGGTAAGGGTGTCGGCTTTGTTGTCCCTAACTGTTTACATTATAGACACAGCATGGCCGTCAATGACCCAAAAAAAGAAAACTTCCTGATCACGGCAGGATTCCGTGCCCGCTGCGGCCACAAGGTGTTTTTCTTCAATCCTTCGGGCACCATGCCCTATCATGATCGCGATCCATCTGCACCGTTGATCAGTCACCGGTGGAATCCGCTGACTTATGTGCGCCGAAACCCGATTAATACCTACAAGGATGCGCTGGCGGTGGCCGCGGTATTTTACCCGTTACCAACCGAAGACCGCGGTAGCGCAAAGTTTTTCCAACAAGAAGCGCAAAAACTGTTTGTCGGCCTGTTGCTTTATATGATCGAGACCGAACAGGAGCGGGATTTAAGCCAGCCGGAAAACAAAACCACGATGGCCAACCTGTTCCGCCTTACCACGCCAACCGACGGCAAAACACTGCAAGAGTGGATACGGGCAGAGTTTGAATTGCGGGCAGCGCAGCCGGAGACAACACAACTCAGCAGTAACTGCCGAACACTGTTGATGGGCTTCGCTAATGGTAACGCAAAGACCGGCGGTGATGTTTTGTCCACCATGACCGCGCCGCTGGCGATTTTTCTTGACCCTGCGGTTGAAGCGGCCACCGGCGGCGATGATTTTTACCTGGATAATGTGCGCCGTGAACTCACCACGATTTATTTAGGCATTTCGCCGGAAGAAATCAAAGTTTACGGCACGCTACTGAATCTGTTTTTCAGCCAATTGTGCGATGTCAACGTGCGGCAAGGGCTGCCGAAAGACAATAAGGAGCTTAAATACCAGTGCCTTTTGATGTTGGATGAATTTACGGCACTCGGCCGCATCCCAGCTATCGAAGAAGGTGTCGGTTACTTGGCCGGTTACGGTATCCGCCCAACCATTGTATTTCAGACACCCGGACAAGTTGAGAAGGTTTACGGCAGAACCGGCCGTCAAACGTTTTTCAGTAACTTCACCTGCCGCTTGGTGTTTGCCCCGCGTGAGCAGGATGAAGCTGAAGAACTCAGTAAGCTGATTGGTTACTACACCTACAAAGCTAAGTCGTCGTCGCGTTCCCGTGGCAAAAACAGCAGTAGCAGCAGTAACAGTGTGAGCGATCAAAAACGCGCGGTCATGAATCCCGACGAACTCAAAATCATGCCCGATAGTGATGTGATTATCAACATGACCGGTATCCGGCCTATCTATGCCGACAAAATCATTTACCACGAAGACCCGATTTTGCGTGAGCGTGCCAATTTACCGGTTCCCCATGTGCCTGAATTGCAAGTCACCCTTACTCGGAAGCAACCGCCACAAGTGGTTACACCTGATTATGTTTCACCCGAAGATATGGCGAGCTTCAAATGGGGAGACGCGGCCAACAACGAAGAGATTGCCCGTGCACTGATTACGGCACTGATTCCACCGGACAGCAAGCTGGAGTTTGTGGAAAAATTAGTACCGGTAATCATCCAAAATTGGGGTGAAGGACGTTTTGGTATCGTTTCTGAAATCCTGAAGAACACCTCAACAGACGACAAGCCGGCAGCGGCTTAA
- a CDS encoding ATP-binding protein, with protein MKKADVLDLIKYHFENKEAEFRNQAISIARSFDKAGDSQLAQYVMGLISQSDRFVPQNGDHSDSLVSVKLDTAPLPLPTTITNDLKGIINAVNHNIGINKFLFVGSPGTGKTESAKQIARLLNRELLMVDFSHLVDSKLGQTAKNLTDVFGEINKLPFLKNYIILFDEIDTIALDRINQNDIREMGRVTSTFLKALDNLNPDALIIATTNLFSNLDKALVRRFDATIDFDRYSEDDRIEVAEVILNHLLKQFKHAAKDIRLFKKIIKSTKSIPNPGELKNLIRTSLAFSDSNDPYDYLKRLLKSMHKGKTLTVNQLSDLQFTVREIEMLTGISKSSVSRELNEDKK; from the coding sequence ATGAAAAAAGCTGATGTACTGGATTTAATCAAATATCATTTTGAGAACAAAGAAGCTGAATTTCGAAATCAAGCAATTTCAATTGCGCGTAGTTTCGATAAAGCAGGCGATTCACAACTTGCACAATATGTTATGGGATTAATATCCCAATCAGATAGATTTGTTCCTCAAAATGGTGACCATAGTGACAGTCTTGTGTCTGTTAAATTAGATACTGCTCCACTACCATTGCCCACAACTATTACAAACGATTTAAAAGGAATAATTAATGCAGTAAATCATAACATTGGGATTAATAAATTTTTATTTGTTGGCTCTCCAGGTACAGGCAAAACAGAAAGTGCAAAACAGATTGCGAGATTGCTTAATAGAGAATTACTGATGGTAGACTTTAGCCATTTGGTAGACAGTAAACTGGGGCAAACTGCTAAAAATCTGACAGACGTTTTTGGTGAAATCAACAAGCTGCCATTTTTAAAGAACTACATTATTCTTTTCGATGAGATAGATACGATTGCATTAGATCGCATTAACCAAAATGATATTCGAGAGATGGGACGTGTTACCTCGACATTTCTAAAAGCCTTAGATAATTTGAATCCTGATGCTCTAATTATCGCTACTACAAATTTGTTTTCAAATTTAGACAAAGCTTTAGTTAGACGTTTTGATGCGACAATTGATTTCGATAGGTATTCGGAAGATGACAGAATTGAAGTTGCTGAAGTAATTCTTAATCATCTACTAAAACAATTCAAACATGCAGCAAAAGATATACGTCTTTTCAAGAAAATTATAAAAAGTACTAAAAGTATTCCAAATCCCGGAGAGTTAAAAAATCTTATTAGAACGTCATTAGCTTTCAGTGATTCCAATGATCCATATGATTATTTGAAACGTCTTCTAAAAAGCATGCATAAAGGAAAAACATTGACAGTTAACCAATTGAGTGATTTGCAATTTACAGTGCGTGAGATTGAAATGCTAACTGGAATATCTAAAAGTAGTGTGTCAAGAGAATTAAATGAGGACAAAAAATGA
- a CDS encoding S8 family peptidase produces MNSILTLRGNKFTQEKRNGQMGPPKLSNNLIVKLSRLKELHESLIKVKETWGDNKIIEGVLVSVYYDRIIAKSNRINGYLNGGNNFEPTHTVVGAKFNSEKTKHIITHYISRDTLDKTISISSQIIALFQQSFPNGELTAEVFNDSKVFDDLRYDEYPFKKNTFKQYLKDSCYVEKFDIEVAEKQNLKNSIITFYDVKTDIHDLLGKVDIDVSNANVLDSTTALLDEKNVEIVLSRIPYLVSMAVENFSSLSPEEFLAMEEQVEIPIPSPKNEPIIGVIDTLFDSRVYFSEWVEYHDLISDEIRKIPADYKHGTAVSSLIVDAPNLNKHLDDGCGRFKVRHFGVSLHSGFNSFNIVKQIKEIVSQNSDIKVWNLSLGSNDEIKANFISAEAATLDEIQFENDVIFVIAGTNGTIKNGQRTKIGSPADSLNSLIVNSVDFKDKPANYSRQGIVLSFFTKPDIAYYGGGNGDFINVCEPLGSARVAGTSYAAPLVARKLAYLIYIMGLKREEAKALLIDSAIGWNSKRSFEEMILIGNGVVPIKMEDILSSPDDEIKFIVSDVSEKYDSYNYNFPVPISDGKYPYVAKVTMCYFPRCSRNQGVDYTNTELNITFGRLGHKGIRAINDDRQHFDDAPGYIREESARAIFRKWDNTKHICEPFTPRKKAKSILNTSNPQWGMSVKTIERLKKRDGEGIRFGVVVTLKELKGVNRIGEFINQASLRGWLVTELQVETQVEIYNKLNEEIVFE; encoded by the coding sequence ATGAATAGTATTCTGACATTGAGGGGAAATAAATTTACTCAAGAAAAGCGTAATGGACAAATGGGGCCACCCAAACTATCTAATAATTTAATAGTAAAATTATCTAGACTTAAGGAGCTTCATGAATCATTAATAAAGGTAAAGGAAACGTGGGGGGACAATAAAATAATAGAGGGAGTTTTAGTTAGTGTTTACTATGATCGGATTATTGCTAAAAGTAACCGTATAAACGGCTATCTAAATGGTGGTAATAATTTTGAACCAACTCATACGGTAGTCGGTGCGAAATTCAATTCGGAAAAAACAAAACATATAATCACCCATTATATTTCTAGAGATACTTTAGATAAAACTATTTCTATTTCTAGCCAGATTATTGCATTATTCCAGCAATCATTTCCAAATGGCGAATTAACTGCTGAGGTTTTTAATGACTCAAAAGTATTCGATGATTTACGATATGATGAGTATCCTTTTAAAAAAAATACTTTTAAGCAATATCTGAAAGATTCCTGTTATGTTGAAAAATTTGATATTGAAGTAGCGGAAAAGCAAAATCTGAAAAATTCCATCATTACATTTTATGATGTTAAAACTGATATTCATGATCTCTTGGGGAAGGTCGACATAGATGTATCAAATGCCAATGTATTAGACAGTACTACTGCCTTGCTTGATGAAAAAAATGTTGAAATAGTCCTTTCAAGAATCCCCTATCTGGTTTCAATGGCTGTTGAGAACTTCTCATCACTATCACCGGAAGAATTTCTGGCAATGGAAGAGCAGGTGGAAATACCTATCCCTTCTCCTAAAAACGAGCCAATTATCGGTGTTATTGACACATTGTTTGACAGTAGGGTCTATTTTAGTGAATGGGTTGAATATCATGATTTAATATCTGATGAAATCCGTAAAATACCAGCTGATTATAAACACGGGACAGCGGTATCGTCATTAATCGTAGATGCCCCTAACTTAAACAAACATCTTGATGATGGTTGTGGTCGGTTTAAAGTTCGTCATTTTGGTGTATCTCTGCATAGTGGATTTAATTCGTTTAACATTGTTAAACAGATTAAAGAAATCGTTTCACAAAATAGCGATATTAAAGTTTGGAATTTATCACTTGGATCTAATGATGAGATAAAAGCCAATTTTATTTCTGCTGAAGCTGCTACCTTAGATGAAATCCAATTTGAAAATGATGTTATTTTTGTTATCGCGGGTACGAACGGAACAATAAAAAATGGACAGCGTACGAAGATTGGTTCTCCTGCTGATTCATTAAATTCACTAATCGTCAATTCAGTTGATTTTAAAGATAAACCAGCTAATTATTCCCGACAAGGTATTGTATTGTCATTTTTTACAAAACCTGACATTGCCTATTATGGCGGTGGGAATGGAGACTTTATTAACGTATGTGAACCATTGGGTTCAGCAAGAGTTGCAGGAACTAGTTACGCAGCCCCTCTTGTCGCTAGGAAGTTAGCATATTTGATTTATATTATGGGCCTAAAACGTGAAGAGGCAAAAGCATTGTTAATTGATTCCGCAATAGGTTGGAATTCTAAACGATCGTTTGAAGAAATGATTTTGATCGGTAATGGGGTGGTCCCGATCAAAATGGAAGATATTCTTTCCAGCCCAGACGATGAAATTAAGTTTATTGTTTCAGATGTTTCGGAAAAATACGATTCTTATAATTATAATTTCCCAGTCCCGATATCGGATGGCAAATATCCTTATGTTGCGAAAGTTACAATGTGTTATTTCCCTAGATGTTCACGCAATCAAGGGGTAGATTATACTAATACAGAATTGAATATAACATTTGGTAGATTGGGTCACAAAGGGATAAGAGCGATTAATGATGATAGACAACATTTCGATGATGCTCCCGGTTATATCAGGGAAGAATCCGCACGAGCTATTTTTAGAAAATGGGATAATACCAAGCATATTTGCGAGCCTTTTACGCCAAGGAAGAAAGCAAAATCTATTCTCAATACATCCAACCCACAATGGGGAATGAGCGTTAAAACCATTGAACGCCTCAAAAAAAGAGATGGAGAGGGAATACGCTTTGGTGTAGTTGTAACATTAAAAGAACTCAAAGGCGTCAATAGGATTGGAGAGTTTATTAATCAGGCATCATTGAGGGGGTGGCTGGTAACCGAGTTACAGGTAGAAACTCAAGTTGAAATTTACAATAAGCTCAATGAAGAAATTGTATTTGAGTAA